The following are from one region of the Sulfurimonas crateris genome:
- a CDS encoding tetratricopeptide repeat protein, whose protein sequence is MDTFFLEFRDPLFGVIIFFVLIFVITFFSYWFARLKKREDYRHLDKFLKQFHSLPSQNELKVLITKGELSEKSWLLLANSYTKGGNYEKSIEIYSELLKVGDKSNYRDTLFLLGKTYFKAGFLERAKQIFLEILKNNPRTPQALNYLLLVYEQMKDYGAALELLEPLSELSKDVTTISAYLNSLSILNSMSLTPDEKAYKLLEIYKSSNHLDYLIFEYIFRVNPKAAWENFDASKAELLVDLLWSCDKKDLDFDIIMQNGYLRELYTAKGYIQAATKSSVFELDVLINLESKANATLGFEYICDNCKVIYPFAFSRCSSCHTIESSRVELSLVRDYHKDFSEENNSFQ, encoded by the coding sequence ATGGATACCTTCTTTTTGGAGTTTCGTGACCCGCTTTTTGGGGTTATAATATTTTTTGTACTTATTTTTGTCATCACCTTTTTTTCGTATTGGTTTGCAAGACTTAAAAAAAGAGAGGATTACCGTCATTTAGACAAATTTTTAAAACAGTTTCACTCTCTGCCTTCGCAAAATGAGCTCAAAGTGCTTATAACAAAGGGGGAGTTATCAGAGAAGTCTTGGCTACTGCTGGCAAACTCATATACCAAGGGTGGCAACTATGAAAAAAGCATAGAGATATACAGCGAATTGCTCAAAGTGGGAGACAAGTCCAACTACAGAGACACCCTTTTTTTGCTAGGCAAAACATACTTTAAAGCAGGTTTTTTAGAGCGTGCAAAGCAGATCTTTTTAGAGATACTTAAAAACAATCCTCGCACTCCTCAGGCACTTAACTATCTTCTGCTTGTTTATGAGCAGATGAAAGATTATGGTGCTGCTCTTGAGCTTTTAGAGCCTTTGAGCGAGTTGAGCAAAGATGTGACAACGATCAGTGCTTATCTTAACTCTTTGAGCATTTTAAACAGTATGTCGCTAACTCCTGACGAAAAGGCTTACAAGCTCTTGGAGATATATAAAAGCAGCAACCATCTGGATTATCTCATATTTGAGTATATCTTTCGCGTAAATCCAAAAGCTGCATGGGAGAACTTTGATGCCTCGAAGGCTGAGCTTCTTGTCGATCTGCTCTGGAGTTGCGATAAAAAAGACCTGGATTTTGATATAATAATGCAAAACGGCTATTTAAGGGAGCTATACACCGCAAAAGGCTACATTCAAGCAGCAACAAAGAGTTCTGTTTTTGAGCTTGATGTGCTTATAAACCTCGAATCAAAAGCCAATGCGACACTTGGATTTGAGTATATCTGTGATAACTGTAAGGTTATTTACCCCTTTGCATTCAGCCGTTGCAGCAGCTGCCATACAATAGAGAGCTCAAGAGTTGAACTCTCTTTGGTAAGGGATTATCATAAGGATTTTAGTGAAGAAAATAACTCTTTTCAGTGA
- the rnhA gene encoding ribonuclease HI — MKKITLFSDGSALGNPGPGGYGAILRFGNKEREISGGEAHTTNNRMELLAVIEGLRALKEPCNVEIISDSSYVVKGINEWLDGWIKRDFKKVKNPDLWMAYIEVSKPHKINATWVRGHSGHIENERCDILAKQEAQKMKEERE; from the coding sequence GTGAAGAAAATAACTCTTTTCAGTGACGGCAGCGCTCTTGGAAACCCGGGACCCGGCGGATACGGAGCTATTCTCAGATTTGGCAACAAGGAGAGAGAGATATCCGGCGGTGAAGCTCATACGACAAACAACAGGATGGAGCTTTTAGCGGTTATCGAAGGGCTAAGGGCTCTTAAGGAGCCCTGCAATGTCGAGATAATCTCCGACTCCTCTTATGTCGTAAAAGGTATAAACGAGTGGCTTGATGGTTGGATAAAGAGAGATTTTAAAAAGGTAAAAAATCCTGATCTATGGATGGCGTACATAGAGGTCTCAAAGCCTCATAAGATAAATGCAACATGGGTCAGGGGACACAGTGGGCATATTGAGAATGAGAGGTGTGATATTTTGGCAAAACAAGAGGCACAGAAAATGAAGGAGGAGAGAGAATGA
- the rnc gene encoding ribonuclease III, with translation MKNIEALQKTLGYKFKSEKLIIEALTHKSHKQPYDNERLEFLGDAVLDLIVGEYLFFKFPKSDEGNLSKIRAALVNEDGFEKLARSINLGEYIYLSNAEENNGGREKASLLSNAFEAVMGAIYLESGLDVVRKIAIELIERNHKEISLDSLFRDFKTTLQELTQARFGETPEYRVIASRGPDHKKEFEVAVIIENKEYARAIGKSKKIAQQEAAETAVKLLNKEI, from the coding sequence ATGAAAAATATAGAAGCACTACAGAAGACTCTAGGTTATAAGTTTAAGAGTGAGAAGCTCATTATCGAAGCGCTGACGCACAAAAGCCATAAGCAGCCCTACGATAATGAGCGTCTTGAGTTTTTGGGTGATGCCGTTTTGGATCTGATCGTCGGGGAGTATCTATTTTTTAAGTTCCCAAAATCAGACGAGGGCAACCTTTCAAAAATAAGAGCGGCTCTAGTAAATGAGGATGGTTTTGAAAAACTGGCAAGATCGATAAATCTTGGAGAGTATATCTACCTCTCAAACGCGGAGGAGAACAACGGCGGACGTGAGAAGGCATCTCTTCTATCAAACGCTTTTGAAGCGGTTATGGGAGCGATCTATCTTGAATCCGGTTTGGATGTTGTTAGAAAAATAGCAATAGAGCTGATAGAGAGAAATCACAAAGAGATATCCCTAGATTCACTCTTTAGAGACTTTAAGACAACGCTTCAGGAGCTGACACAGGCAAGATTTGGAGAGACACCTGAGTACAGAGTGATCGCCAGCCGAGGACCGGACCATAAAAAAGAGTTTGAAGTTGCGGTTATTATAGAGAATAAAGAGTATGCGAGAGCGATAGGAAAAAGTAAGAAAATCGCCCAGCAAGAGGCAGCAGAGACGGCTGTAAAGCTTTTAAATAAGGAAATATAG
- the aroC gene encoding chorismate synthase has product MNSFGEKLRFSTFGESHGVAIGCLLDGVPAGLKIDEEFIQAELDRRKPGKSEFETARKEDDKVEILSGVFEGKSTGTPIAMVIYNTNQKSRDYSNIKDIFRPGHADFTYFYKYGIRDYRGGGRSSARETAARVAAGAVAKIMLRELGVEVLSGICEVDGIKAEKFDYEAAKESIIFALDAGKEEEQKDAILKAKNEHDSVGGVSRVLIKGAPKGLGEPLYYKLDAVLADAMMGINAVKAVEIGDGVLSASLKGSKNNDEIRSSGFVTNHSGGILGGISNGDEIVMNVYFKPTPSIFKEQKTVTTANEEVDFALKGRHDPCVAIRGTVVCEAMAALVIADMLLLNMGSQMDRVAKYYK; this is encoded by the coding sequence GTGAATAGTTTTGGAGAGAAGTTAAGATTTAGCACCTTTGGAGAGTCTCACGGAGTTGCGATCGGATGTCTGCTTGACGGTGTTCCTGCAGGACTAAAAATTGATGAAGAGTTTATACAAGCAGAACTGGACCGTAGAAAACCCGGTAAAAGCGAGTTTGAGACGGCTAGAAAAGAGGATGACAAAGTAGAGATACTAAGCGGTGTTTTTGAGGGTAAAAGTACCGGAACGCCTATCGCCATGGTCATTTATAATACAAATCAAAAATCACGTGATTACTCAAACATAAAAGATATTTTTCGCCCGGGTCATGCCGATTTTACCTATTTTTATAAGTACGGCATAAGAGATTACAGAGGCGGAGGCAGAAGCTCTGCACGTGAGACGGCGGCAAGAGTTGCCGCGGGTGCAGTTGCAAAAATTATGCTTAGAGAGCTTGGTGTTGAGGTGCTAAGCGGCATCTGTGAAGTAGATGGCATAAAAGCAGAGAAATTTGACTATGAAGCGGCTAAAGAGAGCATTATCTTTGCTCTTGATGCAGGTAAAGAGGAGGAGCAAAAAGATGCTATCCTTAAAGCTAAAAACGAGCATGACTCTGTAGGCGGAGTATCCAGAGTTCTTATAAAAGGCGCTCCAAAAGGTCTTGGAGAACCGCTTTACTATAAACTTGACGCTGTACTTGCAGATGCTATGATGGGCATAAATGCGGTTAAAGCCGTAGAGATAGGTGATGGAGTACTCAGTGCATCGCTAAAGGGTTCCAAAAACAATGATGAGATAAGATCAAGCGGTTTTGTCACAAACCACTCGGGCGGAATTTTAGGCGGAATAAGCAATGGAGACGAGATAGTAATGAATGTCTATTTTAAACCTACGCCATCTATTTTTAAAGAGCAAAAAACTGTCACTACTGCAAATGAAGAGGTGGATTTCGCTCTTAAAGGACGTCATGATCCGTGTGTGGCAATTAGAGGAACCGTGGTTTGCGAGGCGATGGCAGCGCTTGTGATCGCTGATATGCTGCTTTTAAATATGGGTTCTCAGATGGATAGGGTAGCAAAGTACTATAAATAG
- a CDS encoding DUF6781 family protein — MSLQELKNIKLQELNLNEMRDLTTEIIDNKTKKLKGELQELLVQKELLEKSLEKKSAELQEAKYTIFNDIESAINKDDVQTLSKLHQIKLQSIDLFDILSETVEGAIITAIEKSKDSEAKESIQEVIKELTYQTIKEGTLNTIRVRKILSTILHSSIEIAEATPNTSEDILEATLKGMRAGLLESIDRFKKRLAYMPLEAKHILIEDYDTIMEDLNQTDTLFLQVVQTQANESDPTIRKILLDLNKKMHYDLEELIHISKETAQVMKERFSTLAKTAVKKADTALKSETAKEAKRMGIQAWGVAKTALESAIKSAKGVIEPKDK, encoded by the coding sequence ATGAGTTTACAAGAGCTAAAAAACATTAAACTGCAAGAGTTAAACCTTAATGAGATGAGGGATTTAACGACAGAGATCATAGACAACAAAACAAAAAAGCTAAAGGGTGAGCTTCAAGAACTTCTTGTGCAAAAAGAGCTCCTAGAGAAGAGTCTAGAGAAAAAGTCAGCAGAGCTTCAAGAGGCAAAATATACGATCTTTAATGACATAGAGTCAGCAATAAACAAAGATGATGTCCAGACACTATCAAAGCTTCATCAGATAAAACTACAATCAATCGACCTCTTTGACATACTCAGCGAAACGGTTGAGGGAGCGATAATAACTGCGATAGAGAAGTCAAAAGACTCCGAAGCAAAAGAGTCTATCCAAGAGGTTATAAAAGAGCTTACATACCAGACCATAAAAGAGGGAACGCTCAATACCATAAGAGTCAGAAAAATTCTCTCTACGATCCTGCACTCAAGTATAGAGATAGCAGAAGCTACGCCAAATACATCAGAAGATATTTTGGAAGCTACTCTAAAAGGTATGAGAGCCGGACTGCTTGAGTCGATAGACAGATTTAAAAAGAGACTTGCATATATGCCGCTTGAGGCTAAACATATTCTTATTGAAGATTACGACACGATCATGGAAGACTTAAACCAGACCGACACTCTGTTTTTGCAGGTTGTTCAGACACAGGCAAACGAGAGCGATCCGACTATCAGAAAGATACTGCTTGATCTTAACAAGAAAATGCACTACGATCTTGAAGAGCTGATCCATATCTCCAAAGAGACTGCACAGGTTATGAAAGAGAGATTCTCAACTCTTGCAAAAACAGCGGTTAAAAAAGCTGATACGGCCCTTAAATCAGAGACTGCAAAAGAGGCAAAAAGAATGGGTATCCAAGCGTGGGGAGTTGCAAAAACCGCACTTGAGAGCGCTATTAAATCGGCAAAGGGCGTAATCGAGCCAAAAGATAAATAG
- a CDS encoding HP0495 family protein, with translation MEIINDREEKLELTYPCSWCYKLIAGEKEALERAIRDVIDEREHKLTHSNTSRGGKYISMNLDILVHNEDDRNFIYEALKAHQHIKMVL, from the coding sequence GTGGAGATTATCAACGATAGAGAAGAGAAGCTTGAACTTACATACCCTTGTAGCTGGTGCTACAAACTCATTGCCGGAGAAAAAGAGGCATTGGAGAGAGCAATAAGAGATGTTATAGATGAGAGAGAGCATAAACTAACTCACTCTAACACAAGCAGAGGCGGCAAGTATATAAGCATGAACCTTGATATACTAGTTCACAATGAAGATGACAGAAACTTTATCTATGAGGCACTAAAAGCTCATCAACATATAAAAATGGTACTTTAA
- the moaC gene encoding cyclic pyranopterin monophosphate synthase MoaC, translating to MNLTHLDEKDRPKMVDVSEKNQTTRVAVASGIIEMSQEAYDAIVTQKTKKGPVLQTAVIAAIMGTKKTSELIPMCHPLNLSGINCDVEELSELPGFKLTVTAKLTGQTGVEMEALTGTSIGLLTIYDMVKAIDKGMIIRNVQLEKKSGGKSGDYQR from the coding sequence ATGAATTTAACACATTTGGACGAAAAAGATAGACCAAAGATGGTCGATGTAAGTGAAAAAAATCAAACAACAAGAGTAGCGGTTGCCAGCGGGATCATAGAGATGAGTCAAGAGGCTTACGATGCAATAGTAACCCAAAAGACAAAAAAGGGACCCGTTCTTCAAACTGCAGTAATTGCCGCAATTATGGGCACAAAAAAGACAAGTGAACTTATCCCTATGTGTCATCCTCTAAACTTAAGCGGGATAAACTGCGACGTAGAAGAGCTCTCAGAGCTTCCGGGCTTTAAACTCACAGTTACGGCAAAACTCACCGGTCAGACAGGTGTTGAGATGGAAGCGCTTACTGGTACCAGCATAGGACTTTTAACCATCTACGACATGGTAAAAGCAATAGACAAAGGGATGATTATCCGTAATGTTCAGTTGGAGAAAAAATCGGGAGGCAAAAGTGGAGATTATCAACGATAG
- the mobA gene encoding molybdenum cofactor guanylyltransferase MobA, translating to MLDTPCVIFAGGRSSRMGEDKSLLPFGTFNTLTEFQLNRLSKIFKNVYISCKESTKFSFEAEFIEDIKTDYIYAPTAGFVSVFSFLKCEKFFALSVDSPFIGEDEIKKIVEADRADADATVAETPRGIEPMCGIYHRSMEKKFTAMLHENNHKLGFLLKTSNTIYVEFRSKKPFLNLNHPHEYQEALSLIV from the coding sequence ATGCTAGATACTCCATGTGTCATCTTTGCGGGTGGCAGATCAAGCCGAATGGGAGAAGATAAATCTCTTCTTCCATTCGGCACCTTCAACACGCTGACAGAGTTCCAACTCAATAGACTTAGTAAAATCTTTAAAAACGTATATATCTCATGCAAAGAGAGCACAAAATTCAGCTTTGAGGCAGAGTTTATAGAAGATATAAAAACAGACTATATCTATGCCCCTACCGCAGGATTTGTCTCCGTCTTTAGCTTCTTAAAGTGTGAGAAGTTTTTTGCACTAAGCGTAGACTCCCCTTTTATAGGCGAAGATGAGATAAAAAAAATAGTTGAAGCAGACAGAGCGGATGCGGATGCTACGGTGGCAGAGACACCACGCGGTATAGAGCCGATGTGCGGTATCTATCATCGCTCCATGGAGAAAAAATTTACTGCTATGCTTCACGAGAATAATCACAAACTCGGCTTTTTACTAAAAACCTCAAACACGATCTATGTAGAGTTTAGGAGCAAAAAACCCTTTTTAAACCTCAACCATCCACACGAATATCAAGAGGCTCTAAGCCTTATAGTTTAG
- a CDS encoding OmpA family protein, producing MKKLLLIPALLFSSALTAQEYSYEVTPVIGYNIAEGNLDLDNQFLMGAELQYNDFDYLLKPELSLLYSHDIDYENSSLSTDIYRIALNGVYEYKTESFIKPLAKIGVGYETLNEHFAENKDSVFLNAGVGAKIPIVESISLKLEAVYMLKNNDNRWDNNLALLAGINYSFGPKIQEAPAPVSYEAVPVIAPVDGDDDNDGVLNSKDKCPNTPAGTEVDSNGCKVDGDDDNDGVLNSKDKCPTTPAGNVVDEEGCTKIVNLHINFETASYTVDKASKPNVEAFANFLKARINFDAKIIGHTDSIGSVANNQELSENRANAVKEMIVSYGVDASRITTEGMGESTPTATNDTAEGRAENRRIEAELIKK from the coding sequence ATGAAAAAACTACTCTTGATCCCGGCTCTTCTCTTTAGCAGTGCCCTTACAGCGCAGGAATACAGCTACGAGGTGACTCCTGTTATCGGCTACAATATTGCAGAGGGCAACCTGGATTTAGACAATCAGTTTTTGATGGGTGCTGAATTACAATACAATGATTTTGACTACTTACTAAAACCGGAATTGAGCCTGCTTTACTCACATGATATTGACTACGAAAACAGTTCATTGTCAACAGACATTTACCGCATTGCTCTTAACGGTGTTTATGAGTATAAGACAGAGAGTTTTATTAAACCTTTGGCAAAAATCGGTGTCGGCTATGAGACACTTAATGAGCACTTTGCAGAAAATAAAGATAGCGTGTTTCTAAATGCAGGAGTTGGGGCAAAGATCCCTATAGTAGAGAGTATTTCTCTAAAACTTGAAGCTGTCTATATGTTGAAAAATAATGACAATAGATGGGATAACAATCTGGCTCTTTTAGCAGGTATAAACTATTCGTTTGGACCTAAAATTCAAGAAGCGCCGGCACCTGTCTCATATGAGGCTGTTCCTGTTATCGCACCTGTTGACGGTGATGACGACAATGACGGTGTTTTAAACTCTAAAGATAAATGCCCTAACACTCCAGCCGGAACAGAGGTAGACTCTAACGGATGTAAAGTTGACGGCGATGATGACAATGACGGTGTTTTAAACTCTAAAGATAAATGCCCGACAACTCCAGCAGGTAATGTCGTAGATGAAGAGGGATGTACAAAAATAGTAAATCTTCATATTAACTTTGAGACAGCTTCTTATACTGTTGATAAAGCATCAAAACCTAATGTTGAAGCATTTGCAAATTTCTTAAAAGCAAGAATTAACTTTGATGCAAAGATAATCGGTCACACAGACAGTATTGGTTCAGTTGCAAACAATCAAGAACTCTCAGAAAATAGAGCAAATGCTGTAAAAGAGATGATTGTTAGCTACGGTGTAGACGCAAGCAGAATCACTACAGAGGGCATGGGTGAATCGACTCCAACGGCTACAAACGATACGGCTGAAGGCAGAGCAGAAAACAGAAGAATAGAAGCGGAGCTAATTAAAAAATAG
- a CDS encoding 3-isopropylmalate dehydratase large subunit: MGQTITEKIFSEHVGHSVYAGEIIRSNIDMVIGNDITTPISISAFNLSGATKLANPDGFSIVLDHFIPAKDIASANQARISRDFAKKHNLKNFFDEKDMGIEHALLPEKGLVVPGDVIIGADSHTCTHGALGAFSTGMGSTDLAFAMITGGNWFKVPESIKVVLSGKPGKYTTGKDIILEIIRMIGVDGALYRTLEFTGSTIEHLTMDDRFSMCNMAIEAGAKSGIVAYDDVTKEFLSDKNLAREPRIHYSDDDASYVQVLEIDVANLDPVIAYPFLPSNGHSVSQAQKDHIKIDQAFIGSCTNGRLSDLKVAAEILKGKRVHPDVRLIVTPGTQMILREANKLGYIDIIVDAGGVVSNPTCGACLGGYMGILGDNEVAISTTNRNFVGRMGSRSSKVYLANSAVAAISAIEGYITDPR; the protein is encoded by the coding sequence ATGGGACAAACAATAACCGAAAAAATATTTTCAGAGCATGTAGGGCACTCTGTTTATGCCGGCGAGATCATCCGCTCTAACATAGACATGGTTATCGGAAACGATATAACCACTCCTATATCTATCAGTGCTTTTAACCTAAGTGGTGCTACAAAACTTGCAAATCCTGACGGTTTCTCTATCGTTCTTGACCACTTTATCCCTGCAAAAGATATTGCAAGCGCAAATCAGGCACGTATTAGCCGTGACTTTGCAAAGAAGCACAACCTGAAAAACTTTTTTGATGAAAAAGATATGGGGATCGAACATGCTCTTCTTCCTGAAAAAGGTCTTGTTGTACCGGGTGACGTTATCATCGGTGCAGACAGCCATACATGTACACACGGAGCACTTGGAGCATTCTCAACGGGGATGGGCTCAACGGATTTGGCGTTTGCCATGATCACTGGCGGAAACTGGTTTAAAGTTCCAGAATCCATCAAAGTCGTTCTTAGCGGAAAACCTGGAAAATATACTACCGGAAAAGATATTATCCTAGAGATCATCCGCATGATAGGCGTTGACGGAGCACTCTATAGAACTTTAGAGTTTACAGGAAGCACGATCGAGCACCTTACAATGGATGATAGATTTTCTATGTGCAATATGGCGATCGAAGCGGGAGCAAAAAGCGGGATCGTAGCTTATGACGATGTTACAAAAGAGTTCTTGAGCGATAAAAACCTTGCTCGTGAGCCTCGTATCCACTACTCGGATGATGACGCTTCTTATGTACAGGTTCTCGAGATAGACGTAGCGAACCTTGATCCGGTTATCGCATACCCGTTCCTGCCTTCAAACGGACACAGTGTCTCTCAGGCTCAAAAAGATCACATCAAAATAGATCAGGCGTTCATCGGAAGTTGTACAAACGGAAGACTAAGTGATTTAAAAGTTGCAGCAGAGATCTTAAAAGGCAAGCGAGTACATCCTGACGTGCGTCTTATCGTTACTCCCGGAACGCAGATGATTCTTCGTGAGGCAAACAAGTTAGGCTACATCGATATTATCGTAGATGCGGGAGGTGTTGTAAGTAACCCGACATGCGGAGCTTGTCTTGGCGGATATATGGGAATTCTAGGCGACAATGAAGTTGCGATCTCTACGACAAACCGTAACTTTGTAGGCCGCATGGGTTCGCGCTCATCTAAAGTCTACTTAGCCAACTCTGCTGTTGCGGCAATATCTGCAATAGAGGGCTATATAACAGACCCAAGATAG
- a CDS encoding NifS family cysteine desulfurase has protein sequence MQVYLDNNATTMVDPLVAQAMGPFFSEIYGNPNSLHKFGTASHPALKKAMDQVYKALNASDNDDIIFTSCATESNNWVLKSVYLDHIVNGDKNHIITTEIEHPSVYAACKALEEQGVKVTYLPVNHEGVVEAHVVKSFITDKTALVSVMWASNETGVINPIKEIGEICKEKGVLFHTDGVQAVGKIPVDLQDVHVDFLSMSAHKFHGPKGVGALYIKDSQPLSPLLNGGEHMGGRRSGTLNVPYIVAMGKAIELATTDIEEKIASIRAKRDRLEDALLELSDTFVVGDRENRTPNTILISIRGVEGEGMLWDLNNAQVGASTGSACASEDLQANTVMLAIGADNELAHTGIRLSLSRFTTDEEIDYTIEHFKKAVFRLRAISSSFAKVGPTPGGESKECELHFH, from the coding sequence ATGCAAGTTTATTTAGACAACAATGCCACAACAATGGTCGATCCATTGGTTGCCCAGGCAATGGGGCCATTTTTTAGTGAGATTTACGGGAATCCAAACTCACTACATAAATTTGGTACAGCTTCACATCCTGCGCTAAAAAAGGCAATGGACCAAGTGTATAAAGCGCTTAATGCGAGTGATAATGACGATATTATCTTTACATCATGTGCAACCGAATCAAATAACTGGGTTCTAAAATCGGTTTATTTGGATCATATAGTAAACGGTGATAAGAACCATATTATTACAACCGAGATTGAGCATCCATCTGTTTATGCCGCATGTAAAGCGCTTGAAGAGCAGGGTGTAAAAGTCACTTATCTTCCAGTAAATCATGAAGGTGTGGTTGAGGCTCATGTCGTAAAGAGCTTTATAACCGACAAGACTGCGCTTGTATCTGTTATGTGGGCTTCAAATGAGACAGGGGTGATAAATCCTATAAAAGAGATAGGCGAGATATGTAAAGAGAAGGGTGTTCTTTTTCACACGGACGGTGTTCAGGCAGTTGGAAAGATCCCGGTCGATCTTCAAGACGTGCATGTAGATTTTTTATCTATGAGCGCTCATAAGTTCCATGGTCCCAAAGGAGTAGGTGCGCTCTATATTAAAGATTCGCAGCCGCTCTCTCCGCTTCTCAACGGTGGCGAGCATATGGGCGGAAGACGCTCAGGGACGCTAAATGTTCCGTATATTGTCGCTATGGGCAAGGCAATTGAGCTCGCAACTACAGATATAGAAGAGAAGATAGCCTCTATAAGAGCGAAAAGAGACCGCTTGGAAGATGCTCTTTTAGAGTTAAGTGATACTTTTGTTGTCGGCGACAGAGAGAACAGAACACCAAATACGATACTGATATCTATTAGAGGTGTTGAGGGTGAAGGTATGCTTTGGGATCTAAATAATGCTCAGGTCGGAGCTTCTACCGGTTCTGCTTGTGCGAGTGAAGATCTGCAGGCAAATACTGTAATGCTTGCAATCGGAGCTGACAATGAGCTTGCTCATACTGGAATTCGTCTAAGCCTTAGCCGTTTTACCACGGATGAGGAGATAGATTACACGATAGAGCACTTTAAAAAAGCTGTTTTCAGACTTCGTGCAATATCTAGTTCATTTGCAAAAGTGGGGCCTACGCCTGGCGGCGAATCAAAAGAGTGTGAACTGCACTTCCATTAA